In Thermodesulfobacteriota bacterium, one genomic interval encodes:
- a CDS encoding pyruvate formate lyase family protein: protein MYEGTKTIKELEEKQQWWWAAEKKRSKRLDYLRKAIWKKGAVGGLYNPGVKVDLERAQLHTQKARELEMSPDPSVMKFARMFAHILDNKTIFITDQAQLVGYNAGLPSTIGWDPSVASILNEEVFNDPSSLPEPVEESKKIIADVKAYWAGKSDLDKIMPYLDLDDMMKVLSGAVGWGVPLARGGYSGKDYEYIMTGKRGFADVLDELEKNIDEADAKAHEPAASQEIMDLYDKMNNWEAMQICLEACIRHAGRYARLARIMAENFETDEKRKQELLQIAEVCERVPAQPPRTLQESLQYDLFIQLFSRTEAVEGAWPARPDYYHGPYYNKDVLEDKRLTHDQAVELAGEFFIRAAEVEQYKPKFAREGLQGISGTWVWTLGGVNKDGSDACNGMTIALLQAARLVRVANPTFAFRWHPKVSDEVMRECFECIRQGLGYPSMRNDPILIANAMNWHGHPIDEARTWVHQACMSPAPTTKKGFQPMRMANATVNCAKIIEYVFYSGFDNVFNMQIGAETPPVEELTDFEKFYAAWELQMKTLFSLLVRPVNRARALAPTMTPRPFLSGVSERSVESGKDVCDPSISRGNSWITAFTWVENADSLAAVKKLVFDDKKYTLVELRDALKANWEGREEMRLDFVKNAPKWGNDDDNVDGIMLRCLRSAAKFSREIKDPMGNNWPILPENVSGNIHYANVVGALPNGRRLGDALYDGGISPGPGLDKKGPTAVLKSCGKIDHISDGRAFLLNQRLSPTQLSGEKGFQMWKAYMRAWADLGIDHVQFNMVDDVTLRAAQKDPEDYQEVIVRVAGYSAHFVDISRKTQDNIIQRTIQGL from the coding sequence ATGTACGAAGGGACCAAGACGATAAAAGAGCTGGAGGAAAAGCAGCAGTGGTGGTGGGCGGCCGAGAAAAAACGTTCCAAACGGCTGGACTACCTGAGAAAGGCCATCTGGAAGAAGGGCGCCGTGGGCGGACTGTACAACCCCGGCGTGAAAGTGGATCTGGAAAGGGCCCAGCTGCATACCCAGAAGGCCCGGGAACTGGAAATGTCTCCGGATCCTTCGGTGATGAAGTTCGCCCGCATGTTTGCCCACATACTGGACAACAAGACCATATTCATTACCGACCAGGCCCAACTGGTGGGATATAACGCCGGCCTGCCCAGCACCATCGGCTGGGACCCGTCGGTGGCCTCGATCCTCAACGAAGAGGTGTTTAACGATCCGTCCTCCCTGCCCGAGCCCGTCGAGGAGTCCAAGAAAATCATCGCCGACGTCAAGGCCTACTGGGCCGGCAAGTCCGACCTGGACAAGATCATGCCCTATCTGGATCTGGACGACATGATGAAGGTCCTGTCCGGCGCCGTGGGCTGGGGCGTGCCCCTGGCCCGGGGCGGTTATTCCGGCAAGGACTATGAATACATCATGACCGGCAAGCGCGGGTTCGCCGATGTCCTTGACGAACTGGAAAAGAACATCGACGAAGCCGACGCCAAAGCCCATGAACCGGCGGCCAGCCAGGAAATCATGGACCTTTACGACAAGATGAACAACTGGGAGGCCATGCAGATCTGCCTGGAAGCCTGTATCCGCCATGCCGGACGCTATGCCCGGCTGGCCCGGATCATGGCCGAGAACTTTGAAACCGATGAAAAGCGTAAGCAGGAACTGCTGCAGATCGCCGAGGTCTGCGAACGGGTGCCGGCCCAGCCGCCCCGCACCCTTCAGGAATCCCTGCAGTACGATCTGTTCATTCAGCTTTTCAGCCGCACCGAGGCCGTGGAAGGGGCCTGGCCGGCCCGTCCCGATTATTATCACGGGCCCTATTACAACAAGGACGTGCTGGAAGATAAACGCCTGACCCATGATCAGGCCGTGGAACTGGCCGGCGAGTTTTTCATCCGGGCGGCGGAAGTGGAACAGTACAAGCCCAAGTTCGCCCGGGAGGGGCTGCAGGGCATCAGCGGCACCTGGGTATGGACCCTGGGCGGGGTCAACAAGGACGGCAGCGACGCCTGCAACGGCATGACCATCGCCCTGCTTCAGGCGGCACGGCTGGTGCGGGTGGCCAACCCCACCTTCGCCTTCCGCTGGCATCCCAAGGTATCGGATGAAGTCATGCGGGAGTGCTTCGAGTGCATCCGTCAGGGACTGGGGTATCCATCCATGAGAAACGATCCCATTCTCATCGCCAACGCCATGAACTGGCACGGCCATCCCATCGATGAGGCCCGCACCTGGGTCCATCAGGCCTGCATGTCCCCGGCCCCGACCACCAAGAAAGGGTTCCAGCCCATGCGCATGGCCAATGCCACCGTCAACTGCGCCAAGATCATCGAGTATGTGTTTTACAGCGGCTTTGACAATGTCTTTAACATGCAGATCGGCGCTGAAACCCCGCCGGTGGAGGAACTGACCGATTTTGAAAAATTTTACGCCGCCTGGGAACTCCAGATGAAGACCCTCTTCAGCCTGCTGGTCCGGCCGGTCAACCGGGCCCGGGCCCTGGCGCCGACCATGACCCCCCGGCCTTTCCTGTCCGGTGTTTCCGAGCGGTCGGTGGAAAGCGGCAAGGATGTCTGCGACCCGTCCATCAGCCGGGGCAACTCCTGGATCACGGCTTTTACATGGGTGGAAAACGCCGACAGCCTGGCGGCCGTGAAAAAACTGGTCTTTGATGACAAGAAGTACACCCTGGTCGAACTCCGGGACGCCCTCAAGGCCAACTGGGAAGGCCGGGAAGAGATGCGGCTGGACTTTGTCAAGAACGCGCCCAAATGGGGCAATGACGACGACAACGTGGACGGCATCATGCTGCGCTGCCTGCGCTCGGCGGCCAAATTCTCCCGGGAAATAAAAGACCCCATGGGCAACAACTGGCCGATCCTGCCCGAGAACGTCAGCGGCAACATCCATTACGCCAATGTCGTCGGCGCCCTGCCCAACGGCCGGCGACTGGGCGACGCCCTGTATGACGGCGGCATTTCCCCCGGACCCGGGCTGGACAAGAAGGGGCCCACGGCGGTGCTCAAATCCTGCGGCAAGATCGACCACATTTCCGACGGCCGGGCGTTTCTGCTGAATCAGCGGCTTTCCCCGACCCAGTTGTCCGGCGAAAAGGGCTTCCAGATGTGGAAGGCCTATATGCGGGCCTGGGCCGACCTGGGCATCGATCATGTCCAGTTCAATATGGTCGATGACGTTACCCTGCGGGCGGCCCAGAAGGACCCGGAGGATTACCAGGAAGTCATCGTGCGGGTGGCCGGATACAGCGCCCACTTTGTGGATATCAGCCGCAAGACCCAGGATAATATTATTCAACGTACCATTCAGGGACTGTAG
- a CDS encoding benzylsuccinate synthase gamma subunit family protein produces MAACKECKKFFPQEDQPAKGDCVRRQMDPRQAFYTAKPVSADNNAASCSEFQKK; encoded by the coding sequence ATGGCGGCATGCAAGGAATGTAAAAAATTCTTTCCCCAGGAAGATCAACCGGCAAAAGGCGACTGCGTGAGACGGCAGATGGATCCCCGGCAGGCGTTTTACACGGCCAAACCCGTTTCCGCCGACAATAACGCCGCATCCTGCTCCGAGTTTCAGAAAAAGTAG
- a CDS encoding PDDEXK nuclease domain-containing protein: MQGDQPTIGLLLCKSKKELVVEYALRCLKIPMGVSEHIAGWFQPE, encoded by the coding sequence GTGCAAGGCGATCAGCCGACCATCGGCCTTCTGCTGTGCAAAAGCAAAAAAGAACTGGTGGTGGAATATGCTCTGCGCTGCTTAAAAATTCCCATGGGCGTGTCTGAACACATAGCAGGGTGGTTTCAGCCGGAATGA
- a CDS encoding addiction module antidote protein, whose product MAKSSKFDAADYLDSEETIAEYLTAALEDSNPDVFLAAIGDVAKARGMAVIAKRTGLGRESLYKALAPGAKPRYDTILKVLHGLGVKITLSA is encoded by the coding sequence ATGGCCAAATCTTCAAAATTTGACGCGGCAGACTACCTGGACAGCGAAGAGACTATCGCGGAATATTTAACGGCGGCGCTTGAAGACAGCAACCCGGATGTTTTTCTGGCGGCCATCGGCGACGTAGCTAAAGCCAGGGGCATGGCTGTCATTGCCAAACGCACCGGATTGGGCCGTGAAAGCCTTTACAAGGCGCTGGCCCCCGGCGCCAAGCCCCGTTACGATACGATCTTAAAAGTGTTACACGGCCTGGGTGTCAAAATAACACTATCCGCATGA
- the hsdR gene encoding EcoAI/FtnUII family type I restriction enzme subunit R — MNEAETRAELIDPALKEAGWGVVEASRIRREVIAPGRLMGAGKRAKPDIADYVLIYQGQKLAVLEAKRRDLTDTEGLAQAKRYAERLQARFAFSTNGIGIYRVDMQTGAEGYVEAYPSPDELWTATFAEKNIWRERFGAVPFEDRGGFWQARHYQHNAINRVLEAIAAGQDRILLTLATGTGKTAIAFQIAWKLFHARWSLAARESGEPGRQPRVLFLADRNILADQAFNDFSAFAEDALVRIDPEIIRKKGRVPKNGSIFFTIFQTFMTGRDVDGNPSPSFGDYSPDFFDFIVIDECHRGGANDESNWRGIMDYFSPAVQLGLTATPKRQHNADTYAYFGEPVYVYSLKDGINDGYLTPFKVRQIVTTLDDYVYTSDDQVIEGEIEQGRRYTEDDFNRVIQIREREKYRVGLFMDQIDQRQKTLVFCATQAHALAVRDLVNQIKVSTDPHYCERVTANDGKEGERFLATFRDNEKTFPTILTTSQKLSTGVDARNVRNIVLMRPINSMIEFKQIIGRGTRLFEGKDYFTIYDFVKAYELFSDPEWDGEPLPPEPCPRCGNIPCTCVKEPPRPCPVCGQRPCVCEKEPPEHCPVCGQRPCVCRKRRMIKVKLADGKERKIQNIMATSFWNPDGSPLSAAEFVKRLYGELPPLFKDEDELRALWSRPDTRKALLEGLAEKGYGMEQLAEVGKIIEAENSDLYDVLAYIAFDLPPITRAERVEAHRNDIFHNSDYNLHEFLSFVLGHYVARGVRELDTDKLPQLIELKYQTISDAVKHLGPPGNIHQVFVDFQRYLY; from the coding sequence ATGAACGAAGCCGAAACCCGTGCTGAACTGATTGATCCGGCCTTAAAGGAGGCCGGCTGGGGTGTGGTGGAAGCCAGCCGCATTCGGCGGGAGGTGATCGCGCCGGGCCGGCTGATGGGCGCGGGCAAGCGGGCTAAGCCGGACATTGCCGACTATGTGCTGATCTACCAGGGCCAGAAACTGGCCGTGTTGGAAGCCAAGCGCCGCGACCTGACCGACACCGAAGGCCTGGCCCAGGCCAAACGCTATGCCGAAAGATTGCAGGCCCGGTTTGCCTTTTCCACCAACGGAATTGGTATTTACCGGGTGGACATGCAGACCGGCGCAGAAGGCTATGTTGAGGCCTATCCTTCGCCGGACGAGCTCTGGACGGCAACCTTTGCCGAAAAAAATATCTGGCGGGAGCGGTTCGGGGCCGTGCCCTTTGAAGACCGGGGCGGCTTCTGGCAGGCGCGCCACTATCAGCACAATGCCATCAACCGGGTGTTGGAGGCCATTGCCGCGGGCCAAGACCGAATTCTGCTGACCCTGGCCACGGGAACCGGTAAAACAGCCATTGCCTTTCAGATCGCCTGGAAACTGTTTCACGCCCGCTGGAGCCTGGCCGCCCGCGAGTCCGGAGAACCCGGCCGGCAGCCGCGGGTGCTGTTTCTGGCTGACCGCAACATCCTGGCCGATCAGGCTTTTAACGATTTTTCAGCTTTTGCCGAAGACGCCCTGGTGCGCATCGATCCGGAGATCATCCGCAAAAAAGGCCGGGTGCCGAAAAACGGCAGCATTTTTTTTACCATCTTTCAAACCTTTATGACCGGCCGGGATGTCGACGGCAATCCTTCGCCCAGCTTCGGGGATTATTCTCCGGATTTTTTTGATTTTATCGTAATTGACGAGTGCCACCGGGGCGGGGCCAATGACGAGAGCAACTGGCGCGGCATCATGGACTATTTTTCCCCGGCCGTGCAGCTGGGGCTGACGGCCACGCCCAAACGTCAGCACAATGCCGACACCTACGCCTATTTTGGTGAGCCGGTTTATGTGTATTCTTTAAAGGATGGCATCAACGACGGATACCTGACCCCGTTCAAGGTGCGGCAGATCGTCACCACTCTGGATGATTACGTTTATACGTCCGACGACCAGGTGATCGAGGGCGAGATCGAACAGGGCCGCCGCTACACCGAGGATGACTTTAACCGGGTGATTCAGATCCGCGAACGGGAAAAATACCGGGTGGGCTTGTTTATGGATCAGATCGACCAGCGGCAAAAGACGCTGGTCTTCTGCGCCACCCAGGCCCATGCCCTGGCCGTGCGGGACCTGGTCAATCAGATCAAGGTCAGTACCGACCCCCATTATTGCGAGCGGGTGACCGCCAATGACGGCAAGGAAGGCGAGCGTTTTCTGGCCACCTTCCGGGACAATGAGAAAACCTTTCCCACCATTCTGACCACCAGCCAGAAGCTATCTACCGGCGTGGACGCCCGCAACGTGCGCAATATCGTTTTGATGCGGCCCATCAACTCCATGATCGAATTCAAGCAGATTATCGGCCGAGGCACGCGGCTGTTCGAGGGCAAAGACTATTTTACCATCTACGATTTTGTGAAAGCCTATGAGCTTTTCAGCGATCCGGAGTGGGACGGCGAGCCCCTGCCGCCTGAGCCGTGCCCGCGCTGCGGCAACATCCCCTGCACCTGTGTCAAGGAGCCGCCCCGGCCCTGCCCGGTATGCGGCCAGCGGCCCTGTGTCTGTGAAAAAGAACCGCCTGAGCACTGTCCGGTTTGCGGTCAGCGGCCCTGTGTCTGCCGAAAGAGACGTATGATTAAGGTCAAACTGGCCGACGGCAAGGAACGCAAAATTCAGAACATTATGGCCACTTCCTTCTGGAACCCGGACGGCAGCCCCCTGTCGGCTGCGGAATTTGTCAAAAGGCTGTATGGCGAACTGCCCCCGCTGTTCAAGGACGAAGACGAACTGCGCGCGCTCTGGAGCCGGCCGGATACCCGCAAGGCCTTGCTGGAAGGGCTGGCGGAAAAAGGCTATGGCATGGAGCAGCTGGCCGAGGTCGGCAAGATCATTGAAGCGGAAAACAGCGACCTTTATGACGTGCTGGCCTACATCGCCTTTGACCTGCCGCCCATCACCCGGGCCGAACGGGTGGAAGCCCATCGAAATGACATATTCCATAACAGTGATTACAATCTGCATGAATTTTTAAGCTTTGTCCTTGGCCATTACGTGGCCCGCGGGGTTCGGGAACTGGATACCGATAAGCTGCCGCAGTTGATCGAGCTCAAATACCAGACCATCAGTGATGCCGTGAAACATCTCGGGCCTCCCGGGAACATCCACCAGGTGTTTGTTGATTTCCAGCGGTATCTGTATTGA
- a CDS encoding restriction endonuclease subunit S — MREGWEISTLGKACKIKPPKEEARERLSPSDMVSFVPMNDLGIRQKHFNPNEQRPLGKVVGSYTYFADGDVLLAKITPCFENGKLGIAKGLTNAAGFGSSEFIVFRTTDKIDPEYLFYYLTQDSFRDSGARVMSGAVGHKRVPKEFIEKYPLPLPLLPEQKRIVAILDEAFEGIAKAVANTEKNLANARELFEGYLDSVFKTKSKTWDQKKLGDVCENLDSKRVPITKSKRKAGEIPYYGASGVVDYVADYLFDEDLLLVSEDGANLLARTYPIAFSISGKSWVNNHAHVLRFLNFASQRFFEYYLNSISLAPYVSGMAQPKLNQKALNSISVPFPKINIQRELVEKLDDLSGHVKQLDAIYQQKLAALAELRQSLLQKAFSGELTAKDNNKGKEAAV, encoded by the coding sequence ATGAGGGAGGGATGGGAGATCAGTACGCTGGGTAAGGCCTGTAAAATAAAGCCGCCAAAGGAAGAGGCAAGAGAGCGGCTTTCTCCTTCGGATATGGTTTCATTTGTTCCGATGAATGACCTTGGAATTCGTCAAAAGCACTTTAATCCAAATGAACAGCGACCTTTAGGCAAAGTCGTTGGCAGCTATACCTATTTTGCCGACGGGGATGTGTTGTTGGCAAAAATTACTCCCTGCTTCGAGAATGGTAAGCTGGGAATTGCAAAAGGGCTAACAAATGCAGCTGGCTTTGGGTCAAGTGAGTTCATCGTTTTCCGGACTACTGATAAAATTGACCCCGAATATTTGTTTTACTATTTAACTCAAGATAGCTTTAGGGATTCAGGCGCACGTGTAATGTCAGGGGCTGTCGGGCATAAACGAGTGCCAAAGGAATTTATCGAAAAATATCCACTGCCCCTTCCTCTCCTCCCCGAACAAAAACGCATCGTCGCCATTCTCGACGAAGCCTTTGAGGGGATCGCCAAGGCGGTCGCCAACACCGAAAAGAACCTCGCCAACGCCCGCGAGCTGTTTGAGGGCTATCTGGACTCGGTTTTTAAAACAAAGAGCAAGACCTGGGATCAGAAAAAGTTGGGAGATGTCTGTGAAAATCTTGACAGTAAGCGTGTGCCAATAACCAAATCAAAGCGAAAAGCTGGTGAGATTCCATATTATGGCGCTTCTGGAGTAGTCGATTACGTTGCCGATTACCTGTTTGATGAAGATTTGCTTTTGGTCTCTGAAGATGGTGCGAATTTATTGGCCCGCACCTATCCGATTGCTTTTTCAATTTCAGGGAAAAGTTGGGTTAACAATCATGCGCATGTACTGAGATTTTTAAATTTTGCGTCGCAGCGGTTCTTCGAGTATTATCTAAACTCCATATCACTGGCACCATATGTGAGTGGGATGGCACAGCCCAAGCTCAACCAGAAAGCGCTCAACTCAATATCCGTTCCATTTCCGAAAATAAACATTCAACGAGAGCTTGTGGAAAAGCTCGATGATCTTTCCGGACACGTCAAGCAACTGGATGCCATCTATCAGCAAAAACTCGCCGCCCTGGCGGAACTGAGACAATCCCTGTTGCAAAAAGCCTTTTCCGGTGAGCTGACAGCCAAAGACAACAATAAAGGCAAAGAGGCGGCAGTATGA
- a CDS encoding DUF1829 domain-containing protein, whose translation MIQDIQRLLDDYLAWLKNKTVLRQIDQWVEITTPYLDRHNDYIQIYARQHNGGYTLTDDGYTIRDLEQTGCKLDSAKRQALLKMTLNGFGVKLVDDRLEVQASSENFALRKHNIVQAILAVNDMFYLSMPMVSSLFYEDIVTWLDLHEVRYTPKVKFTGKTGYDHLFDFVIPKSRHQPERILQAINRPNRDTAQSVAFAWIDTKEVRSPESRAYAILNDTEQKIAPPVIDALRNYDVRPIPWGDREQVVEELVN comes from the coding sequence ATGATACAGGATATTCAGAGATTGCTGGATGATTATCTGGCGTGGCTGAAGAATAAAACCGTCTTGCGCCAGATTGACCAGTGGGTTGAGATTACTACGCCCTATCTCGACCGGCATAACGATTATATCCAGATTTATGCCAGACAGCACAATGGCGGATACACCCTGACCGATGACGGTTATACCATCAGGGATTTGGAACAGACCGGGTGCAAGCTGGACAGCGCCAAACGGCAGGCGTTGTTAAAAATGACATTAAATGGGTTCGGGGTGAAGTTGGTTGATGACCGCCTGGAGGTTCAGGCATCAAGTGAAAATTTCGCCTTGCGAAAACATAATATTGTTCAGGCGATCCTGGCAGTTAATGACATGTTTTATTTGTCGATGCCAATGGTTTCAAGCCTGTTTTATGAGGATATCGTAACCTGGCTTGATCTGCATGAAGTGCGCTACACGCCTAAAGTTAAGTTCACGGGAAAAACCGGATATGACCACCTTTTTGATTTTGTGATTCCCAAATCACGCCATCAGCCTGAACGTATTCTTCAGGCGATCAATCGCCCCAACCGGGATACGGCCCAGTCTGTCGCCTTTGCCTGGATCGATACAAAAGAAGTCCGATCACCGGAATCAAGGGCCTATGCCATTCTCAACGATACGGAACAGAAAATTGCGCCGCCGGTAATCGATGCTTTGCGCAATTATGATGTCAGGCCGATCCCATGGGGAGACCGTGAACAGGTTGTGGAGGAGCTGGTGAACTGA
- a CDS encoding IS110 family transposase, which yields MAHKCKNAKSKNHKGQPRSLKIIQPKAAGIDLGSCEHWVAGPPLPDNSPNVERFGTTTPELLRLTAWLEQQQITTVAMESTGVYWIPLFEILESRGISVHLVNARQISHVPGRKTDMLDCQWLQLLHACGLLRGSFRPCDDICRLRALIRERNTIVDHRSDWVRRMQKSLDQMNVCVHHAVSDITGVTGMAIVRAIVDGERDPKVLARFRDRRCRKSADQIAEELTGNWRPEHLFNLEQSLKVYDHFCTIVSDYDAKILSCIESLQPADAKNKPVPPPVTKAKARSIAKRHHEPLRQALYLMAGVDLTTIDGIGAETASVVISELGLDFSMFKDEGNFVSYLRLAPNISISAGKKVPGRFKATTCTRVSNALRMAATTLRNSQTALGAYYRRISWRKGASVAVFSTARKLAQHIYRLVRFGQAYVDAGADAYEFRFNQRRLKSYTKALQEMGYKVEPLTIQEAAGAQ from the coding sequence ATGGCTCACAAGTGCAAGAATGCTAAAAGCAAAAACCACAAAGGTCAACCGCGTTCGTTGAAAATCATTCAACCCAAAGCCGCCGGTATCGATCTTGGCTCATGCGAACATTGGGTCGCCGGCCCGCCATTACCGGACAACTCACCGAATGTAGAACGGTTCGGCACGACAACCCCGGAGTTGTTGCGTCTGACCGCCTGGCTTGAACAGCAACAAATCACGACCGTTGCCATGGAAAGCACCGGCGTATACTGGATTCCCTTGTTTGAAATTCTTGAAAGTCGCGGCATCAGTGTCCATCTGGTTAACGCCCGTCAAATCAGCCATGTTCCCGGCCGCAAAACGGATATGCTTGACTGCCAGTGGCTTCAACTGTTGCATGCCTGCGGATTGCTTCGCGGCTCTTTCCGGCCTTGTGATGACATCTGTCGACTGCGTGCCCTTATCCGCGAACGTAACACAATTGTGGATCACCGTTCGGACTGGGTCCGGCGTATGCAAAAAAGTCTCGACCAAATGAATGTCTGCGTACATCACGCGGTTTCCGATATCACCGGCGTTACCGGTATGGCCATTGTTCGGGCCATTGTCGATGGTGAGCGTGACCCCAAAGTCCTGGCCCGCTTTCGTGATCGCCGTTGCCGGAAGTCGGCAGACCAAATCGCCGAGGAACTGACTGGCAACTGGCGCCCCGAACATCTATTCAACCTTGAACAATCCCTTAAAGTATATGACCATTTTTGCACCATCGTCAGTGATTACGATGCTAAAATTTTAAGTTGTATCGAATCACTACAGCCTGCGGATGCCAAAAACAAACCCGTACCGCCGCCGGTGACCAAGGCAAAAGCGCGCAGCATCGCCAAGCGTCATCATGAACCCCTTCGCCAGGCATTGTATCTTATGGCCGGCGTCGACCTGACTACAATTGACGGTATCGGGGCGGAGACCGCATCCGTTGTTATCAGCGAACTCGGCCTTGATTTTTCCATGTTTAAAGACGAAGGGAATTTCGTCTCCTACCTTCGTTTGGCACCCAACATATCGATCAGTGCCGGCAAAAAAGTTCCCGGCAGGTTTAAGGCCACAACCTGTACGCGTGTAAGCAATGCCCTGCGCATGGCCGCAACCACTTTGCGCAACTCCCAAACGGCTCTTGGCGCCTATTATCGGCGTATATCCTGGCGTAAAGGCGCTTCGGTCGCCGTTTTTTCCACAGCCCGAAAACTGGCCCAACACATTTATCGACTGGTGCGCTTCGGCCAAGCTTATGTCGATGCAGGAGCGGATGCATATGAATTCCGTTTTAACCAGCGCCGCTTAAAATCCTATACCAAGGCCCTGCAAGAAATGGGCTATAAAGTCGAGCCCTTAACCATCCAGGAGGCCGCAGGAGCTCAATGA
- a CDS encoding HD domain-containing protein, with product MAKNTHEIRDPIHVFIKLDSQERHVLDSPIFQRLRYIHQLAMTYLVYPGATHRRFEHSLGVMELASRVYDIITNPENLTDEIRALFPQTTDPLTRPHWRRILRLAALCHDLGHMPFSHAAEELMPDDWDHEKMTRELILSPAMREIWSSLDPKPDPEDIVKLALGPKKAKGLHFSDWESLLAEIIVGDAFGVDRMDYLLRDSLHTGVAYGRFDHFRLIDTMRILTPPAHGKEEERSSEPYIGVESGGLLSAEALLLARYFMFSQVYFHPVRRIYDIHLKDFLSAWLEGGHYPTDVEQFLAYTDVEVISAMHQAAKYSDHPGHVHAERIINRNHFRVFYEGSLGDIIESGGEMKAGQIAEAAKKEFGGEYIRYDCYSPKDSTIDFPVRKRDGAIVSAHSISQVLKNIPAAGFDYVFADKKILPVIEKWYEDNKAKWLSISKEEEP from the coding sequence GTGGCCAAGAATACACACGAAATACGTGATCCCATTCATGTCTTTATCAAACTGGATTCGCAGGAACGCCATGTCCTTGACTCACCGATATTCCAGCGGCTGAGGTATATTCATCAACTGGCCATGACCTATCTGGTTTACCCCGGCGCCACCCATCGCCGGTTTGAACACTCTTTAGGCGTGATGGAACTGGCCAGTCGTGTGTATGACATCATCACCAATCCGGAAAACCTTACTGATGAAATTCGCGCGCTGTTTCCTCAAACGACGGATCCTTTGACGCGGCCACATTGGCGGCGTATTTTACGGCTGGCGGCCTTGTGCCATGATCTTGGCCACATGCCCTTCTCTCATGCCGCCGAAGAGTTGATGCCAGATGATTGGGATCATGAAAAAATGACGCGGGAGTTGATTCTCAGCCCGGCCATGAGAGAGATTTGGTCAAGCCTGGATCCAAAACCGGATCCCGAGGATATCGTCAAGCTCGCTCTTGGCCCCAAAAAGGCCAAGGGGCTCCATTTTTCTGATTGGGAATCCCTGCTGGCCGAAATCATCGTCGGCGACGCCTTTGGTGTGGACCGCATGGATTATCTGTTACGAGATTCCTTGCATACCGGTGTTGCCTATGGCCGATTCGACCATTTCAGGCTGATTGACACCATGCGCATTTTAACGCCGCCCGCGCACGGAAAAGAAGAGGAACGCTCCTCTGAACCTTATATCGGCGTTGAATCCGGCGGGTTGCTGTCAGCAGAAGCATTGTTGCTGGCGCGTTATTTCATGTTCAGTCAGGTCTACTTTCACCCGGTTCGGCGAATATACGATATTCATTTGAAGGATTTTTTGTCAGCGTGGTTGGAAGGAGGCCATTACCCGACAGATGTTGAACAGTTTTTGGCCTATACGGACGTGGAAGTTATCAGCGCCATGCATCAGGCCGCTAAGTATTCCGATCATCCCGGCCATGTGCATGCCGAAAGGATCATCAACCGGAATCATTTCCGGGTTTTTTATGAGGGGTCGTTAGGCGACATCATCGAATCCGGGGGCGAGATGAAAGCCGGTCAGATTGCCGAGGCAGCAAAAAAAGAGTTTGGTGGAGAATATATAAGATACGATTGTTATTCGCCAAAGGATAGCACCATCGATTTCCCCGTGCGCAAAAGAGACGGAGCTATTGTCTCCGCGCATTCGATATCACAAGTGTTAAAGAATATTCCGGCCGCGGGGTTTGACTATGTCTTTGCCGATAAAAAGATACTTCCGGTCATTGAAAAGTGGTATGAAGACAATAAAGCCAAATGGCTGTCTATTAGCAAGGAGGAAGAGCCATGA